In Elusimicrobium sp. An273, a genomic segment contains:
- a CDS encoding DedA family protein, with protein MELLSQVLDIFLHLDVHLNAWAAWMGVWLYVVIFAVVFCETGLVVTPFLPGDSLLFACGALAAAEGSSINLYWLIPVIFAAAVLGDFCNYEIGKWLGPKVFTKEDSIFLNKDHLNKAHAFYEKYGGKTIILARFIPIIRTFAPFVAGIGKMTYFHFASYNLIGAALWVLAFTLGGYFFADLPVVQNHFHYVVVAIIVISLLPAVYEFWNAHRQPKK; from the coding sequence ATGGAATTATTATCGCAAGTTCTTGATATTTTTTTGCACCTGGATGTGCATCTCAACGCCTGGGCGGCCTGGATGGGCGTCTGGTTATACGTAGTGATTTTTGCAGTGGTTTTCTGCGAAACGGGCTTGGTGGTTACGCCTTTTTTGCCGGGAGATTCGCTGTTGTTTGCCTGCGGCGCACTGGCCGCCGCCGAAGGAAGCAGCATCAACCTGTATTGGCTGATTCCCGTTATTTTTGCAGCCGCCGTGCTGGGAGATTTTTGCAATTATGAAATCGGCAAATGGCTGGGGCCAAAGGTATTTACCAAAGAAGACAGTATCTTTTTAAATAAAGACCACCTCAACAAAGCCCACGCTTTCTACGAAAAATACGGCGGCAAAACCATCATTTTGGCGCGCTTTATACCCATTATCCGCACGTTTGCGCCGTTTGTGGCGGGCATTGGGAAAATGACGTACTTTCACTTTGCCTCTTACAATCTAATCGGCGCCGCACTGTGGGTGCTGGCTTTTACGCTGGGCGGCTATTTCTTTGCCGATTTGCCCGTGGTGCAAAACCATTTCCACTATGTCGTGGTGGCTATTATCGTGATTTCGTTGCTGCCTGCGGTGTACGAGTTTTGGAACGCACATCGGCAGCCGAAGAAGTAG
- a CDS encoding glycoside hydrolase family 3 protein: MKHWLSVLLLCAALPLAAATRFEDLSYEEKLGQTLVVFVDIDSASLVRPAIEQGKVGGVLIQWGNYSLKQTQELIEKLQSWAAKSPHQIPLLIAIDYEGGTVYTPITLGFDYLPTNMMLSASQDEEGAAAIAYLAGLELRRAGIHINFSPVLDVNSNPNNPIIGVRSFGSDPQNVTKMGISLMNGFKAAGIISVVKHFPGHGDTSADSHYKVPVVKAGYEELQKIHLAPFAEAVRQGVPGVMTGHILYPALDSKNIATFSKPILHDLLREKLGFKGFVVTDSLDMKSATSFCTIAGCAVRALDSGADMILLGRYIKPLTVFKQILTETRQKNMQPRVEDAARRMFALKEELGLLDGTAEIPAPIEQAYKAELEKISDESVTLVRDRNGMIPFTVPEGKKPTVCAVFFAPSRFADQLMGFSKPFLEKGWNVRSYNAALTPRKKDSQRAAACAKGADLLILTSLQWADKTNINQKNAIHGLIEENKNVVFISTMSPYDIKNYPEADVILATYGLNKYALQTAANIILGNLAPQGVLPVDLQLPPETTSSAADVRSKTRTPQAATKSR, translated from the coding sequence ATGAAGCATTGGCTAAGCGTTCTGCTCTTGTGTGCGGCGCTGCCGCTGGCGGCGGCTACGCGGTTTGAGGATTTGTCCTACGAAGAAAAACTGGGGCAGACGCTGGTGGTGTTTGTGGATATAGACAGCGCTTCGCTGGTGCGCCCGGCCATAGAGCAGGGCAAAGTGGGCGGGGTGCTGATTCAATGGGGCAACTATTCCCTGAAGCAAACCCAGGAGCTGATTGAAAAATTGCAAAGCTGGGCCGCCAAAAGCCCGCATCAAATCCCGCTGTTAATCGCCATTGACTACGAGGGGGGCACCGTCTACACACCCATTACGCTGGGGTTTGACTACCTGCCTACCAACATGATGCTTTCGGCCTCGCAGGATGAAGAAGGCGCCGCCGCCATTGCTTATTTGGCCGGGCTGGAGCTGCGCCGGGCCGGCATTCACATCAATTTTTCGCCCGTGCTGGACGTTAACAGTAACCCCAATAACCCGATTATCGGCGTGCGTTCTTTTGGCTCAGACCCGCAGAACGTTACCAAAATGGGCATCTCGCTGATGAACGGATTTAAAGCGGCGGGGATTATCAGCGTCGTCAAGCATTTTCCCGGTCATGGGGATACGTCGGCCGATTCCCACTACAAAGTGCCGGTGGTAAAAGCCGGTTACGAAGAACTGCAAAAAATCCACCTGGCGCCGTTTGCCGAGGCCGTGCGCCAAGGCGTGCCCGGCGTGATGACGGGGCATATTTTGTACCCGGCGCTGGACAGCAAAAACATCGCCACCTTTTCCAAGCCGATTCTGCACGACCTGCTGCGCGAAAAACTGGGATTTAAAGGCTTTGTGGTTACCGACAGTTTGGATATGAAAAGCGCCACTTCTTTCTGTACCATTGCCGGCTGCGCGGTGCGCGCGCTGGACAGCGGGGCCGATATGATTTTGCTGGGCCGCTACATTAAACCGCTGACGGTGTTTAAACAAATTTTAACGGAAACCCGGCAAAAAAACATGCAGCCGCGGGTGGAAGATGCCGCCCGGCGGATGTTTGCCCTAAAAGAAGAATTGGGCCTTTTGGACGGAACGGCCGAAATCCCCGCCCCCATTGAGCAGGCGTACAAAGCGGAACTTGAGAAAATAAGCGACGAGTCCGTTACTTTGGTGCGAGACCGAAACGGAATGATTCCTTTTACGGTGCCGGAGGGGAAAAAGCCCACCGTGTGCGCGGTGTTTTTTGCGCCTTCGCGCTTTGCAGACCAGCTGATGGGTTTTTCCAAACCGTTTTTGGAGAAAGGGTGGAACGTGCGCAGTTACAACGCGGCGCTTACCCCGCGCAAAAAAGACAGCCAGCGCGCCGCCGCCTGCGCCAAAGGGGCGGATTTGCTGATTTTAACCAGCCTGCAATGGGCCGATAAAACCAACATCAACCAAAAAAACGCCATTCACGGGCTGATTGAGGAAAATAAAAATGTGGTGTTTATCTCCACCATGAGCCCGTACGATATCAAAAATTACCCGGAGGCGGACGTTATTCTGGCTACCTATGGGTTAAATAAATACGCTTTGCAAACAGCGGCGAATATCATCTTGGGCAACTTGGCCCCGCAGGGCGTACTGCCGGTGGATTTGCAGCTGCCGCCCGAAACTACTTCTTCGGCTGCCGATGTGCGTTCCAAAACTCGTACACCGCAGGCAGCAACGAAATCACGATAA
- a CDS encoding metallophosphoesterase: MSAFFVVASIVLWLMQVTVGAWLYFAFPQIGWKVPVAAVPLLMTVLFQVFMSYTRTHWGVWESWAYYFAYAWAGLAFLAFCICAVCAFVQWGLFFFHVQARAWLGPLSVGLMAVTAALAVYGGVASPRVKHISVTLPGAPKMKLALLSDAHLGMGVSLNRLDKALKRVEEQKPDALLVLGDIFEYGPNRLAYAKRLAQVQTPLGAYGVFGNHEYYVGYDASKEFYKEAGIKLLENELAQLPNGVQVAGVKDVRTAHVRARDVEQLLRQADPARTLLYLSHTPLYAEEAARQGADLMVSGHTHNGQIFPFNFLVRLQFPRVYGLFAVGQMKFYITSGLFYWGIPLRFLAPAEIPIIEVNA, translated from the coding sequence GTGAGTGCGTTTTTTGTAGTGGCGTCTATCGTGCTGTGGCTGATGCAGGTAACGGTAGGGGCGTGGCTGTATTTTGCTTTCCCGCAAATAGGCTGGAAAGTGCCTGTGGCGGCAGTGCCGCTGCTGATGACGGTTTTGTTTCAGGTATTTATGTCCTACACCCGCACGCATTGGGGCGTATGGGAAAGCTGGGCGTATTATTTTGCCTATGCGTGGGCGGGGCTTGCGTTTTTGGCTTTTTGCATTTGTGCGGTATGCGCGTTTGTCCAGTGGGGGTTGTTCTTTTTTCATGTGCAGGCGCGGGCGTGGCTGGGGCCGCTTAGCGTAGGGCTGATGGCGGTTACCGCGGCGCTGGCTGTTTACGGGGGAGTTGCTTCGCCGCGCGTAAAGCACATTTCGGTTACCCTTCCCGGGGCGCCTAAAATGAAGTTGGCGCTGTTGTCGGACGCGCATTTGGGAATGGGCGTTTCGCTAAACCGGTTGGACAAGGCGCTAAAACGCGTGGAAGAACAAAAGCCCGACGCGCTGCTGGTGTTGGGGGATATTTTTGAATACGGGCCCAACCGCTTGGCGTATGCCAAACGACTGGCGCAGGTACAAACGCCGCTGGGGGCGTACGGCGTGTTTGGAAATCACGAGTATTATGTGGGGTATGACGCGTCCAAGGAATTTTATAAAGAAGCGGGAATAAAACTGCTGGAAAACGAACTGGCCCAACTGCCTAACGGCGTGCAAGTGGCCGGGGTGAAAGACGTGCGCACGGCACATGTCCGCGCGCGGGATGTGGAACAGCTGCTCCGCCAGGCCGATCCGGCCCGTACGCTTCTCTATTTAAGCCATACGCCGCTTTACGCCGAAGAGGCCGCCCGACAGGGTGCCGATCTGATGGTCAGCGGGCATACGCATAATGGGCAGATTTTTCCGTTCAATTTTTTGGTGCGGCTGCAGTTTCCGCGGGTGTATGGGCTGTTTGCCGTAGGGCAAATGAAATTTTACATTACGTCCGGTCTGTTTTACTGGGGTATTCCGCTGCGGTTTTTGGCGCCGGCGGAAATCCCGATTATTGAGGTAAACGCATGA
- the gltX gene encoding glutamate--tRNA ligase, protein MTVRVRFAPSPTGFLHIGGVRTALFNYLFAKKNKGTFLLRIEDTDEERSTQASTDAIFEGMQWMNLNWDEGPMPDGTNKGPDAPYYQAQRADMGIYKKYIDQLLAEGKAYKCYCTEEELEENRQKCLAEHRPPKYSGKCSHLTEEQQKELEAQGRKYVIRFRMPQEGDVEWDDMIRGHVKFASKDLYDLVIQKTSGYPTYNFAVVVDDHLMRMTHVIRGDDHISNTPAQIQIYRALGWKEPIFAHLSMIHGPDGKKLSKRHGATNVVEFRNMGYLPEALKNYLALLGWATPDSQQLFAPGELEEKFDISGCQPSPAVMDPEKLNWMNGEYIRATPLSRLTDLALPFIEKAGINVSGVDRARLEGIIGLEQEKYKLLTEIPDLIRFFFEDPVFEQEAIDKVFSKPEAKKVLEGMIQVYGNLTDFTETNLETAARAYAKENGMKAGQIFHPVRVAVSGRTHGPTLFKMLEYMGKDTVLARLKNALQYCK, encoded by the coding sequence ATGACCGTAAGAGTTAGATTTGCCCCGTCTCCGACTGGATTTTTACACATCGGAGGGGTTCGTACTGCGCTTTTTAACTACCTTTTTGCCAAAAAAAATAAAGGCACGTTTTTACTCCGCATTGAAGATACCGACGAAGAACGCTCCACCCAAGCTTCCACCGATGCCATTTTTGAAGGCATGCAATGGATGAATTTAAACTGGGACGAAGGCCCCATGCCAGACGGCACCAACAAAGGGCCCGACGCCCCCTATTACCAGGCACAGCGCGCCGATATGGGCATTTATAAAAAATACATTGACCAGCTCCTTGCCGAAGGCAAAGCCTACAAATGCTACTGCACCGAAGAAGAACTGGAAGAAAACCGCCAAAAATGCCTGGCCGAACACCGCCCGCCCAAGTACAGCGGCAAATGCAGCCACTTAACGGAAGAACAGCAAAAAGAGCTGGAAGCCCAAGGCCGCAAATACGTCATCCGTTTCCGCATGCCGCAGGAAGGCGACGTGGAATGGGACGATATGATCCGCGGGCACGTAAAATTTGCCAGCAAAGATTTGTATGACCTGGTCATCCAAAAAACCAGCGGCTACCCCACCTATAACTTTGCCGTCGTGGTGGACGACCATTTGATGCGCATGACGCACGTCATCCGCGGCGATGACCACATTTCCAATACGCCGGCCCAAATCCAGATTTACCGCGCCCTCGGCTGGAAAGAACCCATTTTTGCCCACCTGTCCATGATTCACGGGCCGGACGGCAAAAAACTTTCCAAGCGCCACGGCGCCACGAATGTGGTGGAATTTCGCAATATGGGCTACCTGCCCGAAGCGCTTAAAAACTATTTGGCGCTTTTGGGGTGGGCCACGCCCGATTCCCAGCAGTTGTTTGCCCCGGGCGAACTGGAAGAAAAATTTGACATCTCCGGCTGCCAGCCCAGCCCGGCCGTAATGGATCCGGAAAAGCTGAACTGGATGAACGGGGAATACATTCGCGCCACGCCCCTTTCCCGCCTGACGGATCTGGCCCTGCCGTTTATTGAAAAAGCCGGCATCAACGTTTCGGGCGTAGACCGCGCCCGGCTGGAAGGAATCATCGGGCTGGAACAGGAAAAATACAAATTGTTGACCGAAATTCCCGATTTGATCCGCTTCTTCTTTGAAGACCCGGTATTTGAACAGGAAGCGATTGACAAAGTTTTCTCCAAACCCGAAGCCAAAAAAGTGCTGGAAGGGATGATTCAAGTATACGGGAATTTAACCGACTTCACGGAAACCAACCTGGAAACCGCCGCCCGCGCTTACGCCAAAGAAAACGGCATGAAAGCGGGGCAGATTTTCCACCCGGTGCGCGTGGCCGTTTCCGGCCGCACCCACGGGCCCACGTTGTTTAAAATGTTGGAATATATGGGGAAGGACACCGTACTCGCGCGGCTTAAAAACGCGCTGCAGTATTGCAAATAA
- a CDS encoding type IV pilus twitching motility protein PilT, translating into MILMDDLFKLMKAKNASDIHLTVGVPPVLRIQGRLYATQFEPLTKETAQTLIYSIMTDEQRQQFEEDLELDFSFGLKSLGRLRVNIYKQKGCVAAALRSIPNDFKSFEELNLPPVVYNIMKLNKGLVLVTGCTGSGKSTSLASMINYLNMNESNHIMTVEDPIEFVHPHKRSIVNQREVGADTHSFAAALKHFLRQDPDIILVGELRDRETMEACLTLAETGHLVFATLHTNDAVQSINRIIDVFPAEQQPQIRTQLSFVLEAILSQQLIPTLTGGRAMACEVLLANSAVRSLIRDGKAEQIISTMQTSVGMGMITMNQALGDLYIQKKISYQEALSHTSDPSGLKTYLQQKLGTSSFK; encoded by the coding sequence ATGATTTTAATGGACGATCTGTTCAAGTTGATGAAAGCCAAAAACGCTTCCGATATTCACCTGACGGTCGGCGTGCCGCCGGTCTTGCGTATCCAGGGCCGCTTGTATGCCACCCAGTTTGAGCCGCTTACCAAAGAAACGGCGCAAACCCTCATCTACTCCATTATGACCGACGAACAGCGCCAACAATTTGAAGAAGATTTGGAATTGGACTTTTCGTTCGGGTTAAAATCTTTGGGCCGTCTTCGTGTTAATATTTATAAACAAAAAGGCTGCGTGGCCGCGGCCCTGCGCTCCATTCCGAACGATTTCAAATCGTTTGAGGAATTAAACCTGCCGCCCGTGGTATACAACATTATGAAGCTCAACAAAGGGCTGGTGTTGGTAACGGGGTGCACGGGGTCTGGTAAATCTACGTCTTTAGCCAGCATGATCAACTACCTGAATATGAACGAAAGCAACCATATTATGACGGTAGAAGACCCCATCGAATTCGTCCACCCGCACAAACGCAGTATCGTCAACCAGCGCGAAGTGGGCGCGGACACCCATTCCTTTGCCGCGGCGCTCAAGCACTTTCTGCGCCAAGACCCGGATATCATTCTGGTCGGCGAGTTGCGCGACCGGGAAACCATGGAAGCCTGCCTGACGCTGGCCGAAACGGGGCACTTGGTGTTTGCCACCTTGCACACCAACGACGCGGTGCAGTCCATCAACCGTATTATTGACGTCTTCCCCGCCGAACAACAGCCGCAGATCCGCACGCAGCTTTCTTTCGTGCTGGAAGCAATTTTGTCCCAGCAGTTAATTCCCACCTTAACCGGCGGGCGCGCCATGGCGTGCGAAGTGTTGTTGGCCAACTCCGCCGTGCGCAGCTTAATCCGCGACGGCAAGGCCGAGCAGATTATCTCTACCATGCAAACCAGCGTGGGCATGGGGATGATTACCATGAACCAAGCCTTGGGCGATTTGTATATTCAAAAGAAAATCAGCTATCAAGAAGCGCTCTCGCACACCAGCGATCCTTCCGGCTTGAAGACTTATCTCCAGCAAAAACTGGGAACGTCCAGCTTTAAATAA
- a CDS encoding GIY-YIG nuclease family protein, whose product MDPRLDILPNKPGVYIMRSKEGTIIYVGKAKNLSDRVKQYFQESNLYSRGWKLPCLLPLIAKIDYVTTASERDALVLEEKLIKQYQPFFNSLGKDGKSYPYLKLTMGEDYPRLQLTRRVVRGKDLYFGPYPKSSIVKSLMRFLWKSKYAPLRPCKWNFSRQKPLDERKINTCIYYHTGQCPAPCAGKISYEDYRAIAQRMAEFLDGHFGNITETITSLMHQHAQKLEYEQAAVYRNFLQALAHMQERVIVGRFKDDQITTAMENTDKLKRLAQVIGMHKLPAHIEAFDNSHLFGREAVGCMVCYINGEKNHEHYRRFKIRSKLPERGGSDFAMMEESVYRRLRQLKRDPSQTPDLILLDGGKSQISAAMNAFDRAGLYIPFIALAETHEGIYLPGAAESIKLPIGDPALNLLMEIRDEVHRFAITYHRKLRGKAELTGHQSQEGLIDGKDPAGRDL is encoded by the coding sequence ATGGATCCCCGTTTAGATATTTTACCAAATAAACCCGGCGTTTACATCATGCGCTCCAAAGAGGGCACGATTATTTACGTCGGAAAAGCCAAAAACCTGTCCGACCGGGTAAAACAGTACTTTCAGGAATCCAACCTCTATTCCCGCGGCTGGAAGCTGCCCTGCCTGCTGCCGCTGATCGCCAAGATAGACTATGTAACCACCGCCAGCGAACGCGACGCTTTGGTGCTGGAAGAAAAGCTGATTAAGCAGTACCAGCCGTTTTTCAACTCGCTGGGGAAAGACGGCAAAAGCTACCCGTATTTAAAGCTGACGATGGGGGAGGACTACCCCCGCCTGCAGCTCACGCGCCGCGTGGTGCGCGGGAAAGATTTGTATTTCGGGCCTTACCCCAAGTCCAGCATCGTCAAAAGTCTGATGCGCTTTTTGTGGAAAAGCAAATACGCGCCGCTTCGGCCGTGTAAATGGAATTTTTCGCGCCAGAAGCCGTTGGACGAGCGCAAAATCAACACCTGCATTTATTACCACACCGGCCAATGCCCGGCCCCCTGCGCCGGAAAAATTTCTTACGAGGATTACCGCGCCATCGCCCAACGCATGGCCGAATTTTTAGACGGGCACTTTGGCAACATTACCGAAACCATTACCTCGCTGATGCACCAACACGCCCAAAAGCTAGAGTACGAGCAAGCCGCTGTGTACCGCAATTTTTTGCAGGCGCTGGCCCACATGCAGGAGCGGGTTATCGTGGGGCGGTTTAAGGACGATCAGATTACGACAGCCATGGAAAATACCGACAAACTAAAACGCTTGGCTCAGGTAATTGGCATGCATAAACTGCCGGCGCATATAGAGGCGTTTGATAACTCGCACCTTTTTGGACGGGAAGCCGTGGGCTGTATGGTGTGCTATATCAACGGCGAAAAGAACCACGAACATTACCGCCGCTTTAAAATCCGCTCCAAACTGCCCGAACGGGGCGGCAGTGATTTTGCCATGATGGAAGAAAGCGTCTACCGCCGTCTGCGCCAATTAAAGCGCGATCCGTCCCAAACGCCGGATTTAATTTTGCTAGACGGCGGCAAAAGCCAAATTTCAGCCGCCATGAACGCGTTTGACCGCGCGGGCCTCTATATTCCGTTTATTGCGTTGGCCGAAACGCACGAAGGCATTTATCTGCCCGGCGCGGCGGAAAGCATTAAGCTGCCCATTGGCGATCCGGCGCTTAACCTGCTGATGGAAATCCGCGATGAGGTGCACCGCTTTGCCATTACCTACCACCGCAAACTGCGCGGCAAGGCCGAGCTGACCGGCCACCAAAGTCAGGAAGGCCTGATAGACGGCAAAGATCCCGCCGGCCGGGATTTGTAA
- the rpsT gene encoding 30S ribosomal protein S20, protein MAKLKTGRHTSAIKAQRQAEKRTSANKGLTKKVRLATKAVVAAAKTKAATLKEDLKKAESCIDKAAKKSVMHWKTAARKKSRLAKAANKAAK, encoded by the coding sequence ATGGCAAAATTAAAAACTGGTAGACACACTAGCGCCATCAAAGCGCAGCGCCAAGCTGAAAAAAGAACTTCCGCAAACAAAGGACTGACCAAAAAAGTCCGCTTGGCCACCAAAGCCGTAGTAGCCGCCGCCAAGACGAAAGCCGCTACGCTTAAAGAAGACTTGAAAAAAGCAGAATCTTGCATCGACAAGGCCGCCAAAAAGAGCGTGATGCACTGGAAAACGGCCGCCCGCAAGAAATCCCGCTTGGCCAAAGCCGCTAACAAAGCTGCTAAATAA
- a CDS encoding MFS transporter, with the protein MNIKIRLTVMNFLQFAVWGAYLTSMGTFLAGAGLAEKIGWFYAAQGFVSLFMPAIIGIVADRWVPAQKLLGICHFLAAAGMAAAAYFGSLPQVSFAAVFGMYLFSVAFYMPTIALSNSVAYTVLRQHNFNTVTSFPPIRVFGTVGFICAMLTSNFTGFQNTYMQWYFSGILGLVLGLYCFTLPNCPTCETKAKTLAEALGLKAFALFKEKKMAIFFIFSMLLGMSLQVTNAYANPFINGFNSLEGFAGSWGANNANALISLSQMSETLCILLIPFFLKRFGIKKVMLISMFAWVLRFGFFGIGNPSTASGIVLLVLSMIVYGVAFDFFNVSGSLYVDKETDPAIRSSAQGVFMLMTNGFGAMIGTLGAQWVINKLVNVHINAYTAANGFLPAGSVYPADVSKAIMNGWSESWFVFAGFSLVVAILFAFVFKYKHVPEA; encoded by the coding sequence ATGAACATTAAAATTCGTTTGACCGTAATGAATTTTCTCCAGTTTGCCGTCTGGGGGGCGTATTTGACGTCTATGGGTACGTTCCTGGCCGGAGCGGGCTTGGCGGAGAAGATTGGTTGGTTCTATGCGGCACAAGGTTTTGTGTCGCTTTTTATGCCGGCAATCATCGGCATCGTGGCAGACCGCTGGGTTCCTGCCCAAAAATTATTGGGCATTTGCCATTTCTTGGCGGCGGCCGGTATGGCCGCGGCGGCCTATTTCGGCTCGCTGCCGCAAGTCAGCTTTGCGGCGGTATTTGGCATGTATTTGTTCAGCGTGGCTTTCTATATGCCTACCATTGCCCTTTCCAACTCGGTGGCCTATACCGTGCTGCGCCAGCACAATTTTAATACGGTCACGTCTTTCCCGCCCATCCGCGTGTTCGGTACGGTGGGTTTCATTTGCGCGATGCTGACGTCCAACTTTACCGGCTTCCAGAACACCTATATGCAATGGTATTTCTCCGGTATTTTAGGCTTGGTGCTGGGGCTGTACTGCTTTACGCTGCCCAACTGCCCTACCTGCGAAACCAAAGCCAAAACCTTGGCCGAAGCGCTGGGCCTCAAGGCGTTTGCGTTGTTTAAAGAAAAGAAAATGGCGATTTTCTTTATTTTCTCCATGCTGCTTGGGATGTCTTTGCAGGTAACCAACGCCTATGCCAACCCCTTTATCAACGGGTTTAACTCCTTGGAAGGGTTTGCCGGCTCTTGGGGCGCCAATAACGCCAACGCGTTAATTTCGCTTTCCCAAATGTCCGAAACGCTTTGTATTTTGCTGATTCCGTTCTTCTTAAAACGCTTCGGCATCAAGAAAGTGATGTTAATCAGTATGTTTGCCTGGGTGCTACGCTTCGGATTCTTCGGCATCGGCAATCCGTCCACGGCCTCCGGCATTGTGCTGTTGGTGCTTTCCATGATTGTGTACGGGGTAGCGTTTGACTTCTTTAACGTGTCCGGCTCCTTGTATGTGGACAAGGAAACCGACCCGGCCATCCGCTCCAGCGCACAGGGCGTATTTATGCTGATGACCAACGGCTTTGGCGCCATGATCGGCACGCTGGGCGCGCAGTGGGTAATTAACAAATTGGTAAACGTGCACATCAACGCCTATACGGCGGCCAACGGCTTTTTGCCGGCGGGGTCGGTGTATCCGGCGGATGTGTCTAAGGCGATTATGAACGGCTGGAGCGAATCCTGGTTTGTGTTTGCGGGGTTCTCGCTTGTCGTGGCAATTCTGTTTGCCTTTGTGTTTAAATACAAACACGTGCCGGAAGCATAA
- a CDS encoding YajQ family cyclic di-GMP-binding protein, with translation MADYSFDIVSKVDLNVISEAVSAANKEITNRYDFKGTNSSIELNQKDNELKLASSDEYKVNTLRDIIFTRIAKRGIPLKNMLPQKIEAALGGNAKQTVKIQQGIPADKAKEISKAIKDAKLKVSASIQGDQLRVSSKSKDELQNTMALLRGKDFGVELQFTNYR, from the coding sequence ATGGCAGATTACAGCTTTGATATCGTTTCCAAAGTGGATTTGAACGTAATTTCGGAGGCCGTCTCCGCCGCGAATAAAGAAATTACCAACCGCTACGATTTTAAAGGAACCAATTCCAGCATTGAACTGAACCAAAAAGACAACGAGCTCAAACTCGCTTCCAGCGATGAATACAAGGTAAACACCCTGCGCGACATTATTTTTACCCGCATCGCCAAGCGCGGCATTCCGCTTAAAAACATGCTCCCGCAAAAAATTGAAGCCGCTCTTGGCGGAAACGCCAAACAGACGGTCAAAATTCAGCAGGGCATCCCGGCCGACAAAGCCAAGGAAATTTCCAAAGCCATCAAGGACGCCAAACTGAAAGTTTCGGCTTCCATCCAGGGTGATCAGCTACGGGTATCGTCCAAATCCAAAGACGAACTGCAAAACACCATGGCCCTCTTAAGAGGCAAAGATTTTGGAGTGGAACTCCAGTTTACCAACTACAGATAA
- a CDS encoding tetratricopeptide repeat protein, whose translation MNKLFITAVAVLFAAPCVCAADAAASLEFYKKQALTLSAEPTREERAFSKTLADNLGTWIKQNPTQPAVADALLLQARLYLRAEEDDRALVTLFTLRQQFPQVDMALLTPLMADAVLAVNPKERDSATALFMAVPDVKTTTPAQRQAQALYALSKLSGRSLYEPAAQAFEAFFVANPNYEATDMVELWYGDLHRVNGNYLAAISQYKKAGELYPKTPYRAASLRLIGDIYADNLKDTANAMATYTQVLREFPGSSETGIVYKHMAILDENNKQYDSALINYDKAIELLGTTPAAYEAYQGKADVYTKTKNYTEAYNTLHQTAAVFQQDEEKSTAALLKAADLARKKMRDDNKYIQSMEKALLAHPKGPNAPQLMYDLGRAYEQQSRNAQAVEIYKKLIINHPTDKLATRAQGRLSRLEK comes from the coding sequence ATGAATAAACTGTTTATTACCGCTGTGGCGGTTCTTTTTGCCGCCCCCTGCGTCTGCGCGGCAGACGCCGCCGCTTCGCTTGAGTTTTATAAGAAGCAGGCACTTACCCTTTCCGCCGAGCCTACCCGCGAGGAACGTGCTTTTTCCAAAACGCTGGCAGATAACCTCGGCACGTGGATTAAACAAAATCCTACCCAGCCCGCAGTAGCCGACGCCCTGCTGTTGCAGGCCCGCCTGTACCTGCGCGCCGAAGAAGACGACCGCGCCTTGGTAACGCTGTTTACCCTGCGCCAGCAGTTTCCGCAGGTGGATATGGCGCTTCTCACGCCGCTGATGGCCGATGCCGTGCTGGCCGTAAACCCCAAAGAGCGCGACAGCGCCACCGCGTTGTTTATGGCGGTTCCGGACGTAAAAACGACCACCCCGGCCCAGCGCCAAGCCCAGGCGTTGTATGCGCTTTCCAAACTGTCGGGCCGCTCCCTCTACGAGCCGGCCGCCCAAGCCTTTGAAGCGTTTTTTGTGGCCAACCCCAACTACGAAGCTACCGATATGGTAGAACTGTGGTACGGCGACCTGCACCGCGTAAACGGGAACTATTTGGCGGCCATTTCGCAGTACAAAAAAGCCGGTGAACTGTACCCCAAAACGCCCTACCGGGCGGCCAGCCTGCGCTTAATTGGCGATATCTACGCCGATAACTTAAAAGACACCGCCAACGCCATGGCTACTTATACCCAAGTCCTGCGCGAATTTCCGGGTTCGTCCGAAACGGGCATTGTGTACAAACACATGGCCATTTTGGACGAAAACAACAAACAATACGACAGCGCCCTGATTAATTACGACAAAGCCATCGAGCTCCTGGGCACTACCCCGGCCGCCTACGAGGCGTATCAGGGAAAGGCCGACGTGTATACCAAAACCAAAAATTACACCGAGGCTTATAACACCCTGCACCAAACGGCAGCCGTTTTCCAACAGGATGAAGAAAAATCCACCGCGGCCTTGTTAAAAGCGGCGGATTTGGCCCGCAAAAAAATGCGCGATGACAACAAATATATCCAATCTATGGAAAAAGCGCTCTTGGCCCATCCGAAAGGCCCCAACGCGCCCCAACTGATGTACGATTTAGGCCGGGCGTATGAACAGCAAAGCCGCAATGCCCAAGCGGTGGAAATTTACAAGAAACTCATCATCAACCACCCGACGGACAAGCTGGCCACCCGGGCCCAAGGGCGTCTTTCCCGGCTGGAAAAATAA